A genome region from Defluviimonas aquaemixtae includes the following:
- a CDS encoding GNAT family N-acetyltransferase, with the protein MPGPLLAGLDLSVRSPVDLDCRLNLGAHLLRLGPDSRQNRFLSATSDSAVWRYAETTAAAAVIHAWRRGRVVGIAEVHIRPGRRPVAEIALSVEEGDRDAGIGSALFDKALRECRKRGVWEIWIVYLRTNEPIRRISERAGFTPVPDMDPGIVQSHVGRPLPPEAAAARRLDPPGRIS; encoded by the coding sequence ATGCCCGGCCCACTTCTCGCTGGTCTCGATCTGTCGGTCCGCTCTCCGGTGGACCTCGACTGCCGCCTGAATTTGGGCGCGCATCTTTTGCGGCTTGGCCCCGACTCGCGTCAGAACAGGTTCCTCAGCGCCACGTCGGACAGCGCGGTCTGGCGCTACGCCGAGACGACCGCTGCCGCCGCCGTCATCCATGCCTGGCGGCGGGGCCGCGTCGTGGGCATCGCCGAGGTCCATATCCGCCCCGGCCGCCGTCCCGTTGCTGAAATCGCCCTCTCGGTCGAGGAGGGCGACCGCGACGCGGGCATCGGCTCGGCCTTGTTCGACAAGGCGCTGAGGGAGTGCCGCAAGCGTGGCGTGTGGGAGATCTGGATCGTCTACCTGCGCACGAACGAGCCGATCCGCCGGATCTCGGAACGTGCGGGATTTACCCCGGTTCCCGACATGGACCCGGGCATCGTGCAATCCCATGTCGGCCGACCCCTGCCGCCCGAGGCTGCCGCCGCCCGCCGTCTCGACCCGCCCGGTCGCATTTCCTGA